The window CGAGTGTCCAtgccagcagcgagagGGTCAAGAATCGAGTGCGATGGCGAAACACGATGGCAGCCACTACCCAGAGCAACGCATTGACAGCGATCTCAGCTGCGATGAGTAGAATGCATCTAAGCAGCAGCGTGGGCCGCTTGCTTGGCCGCCATCGCCACATCTCTCCAAACATGGCGTTGCTGCGGTGACAATGATGTTGACAGTGATGTGATTGTCCAAGCAAGAAACGGGATAGAGCGCAGCGTGATTACAAAAACGAGACAACCAACTTGGGCTTCCCGCCGACGATCGCTTCTTatccttttttttttcggCATCCCGCCCGCGATAACGGGTGAAAAAGGTGGTGGTGAAACGATTTGCGTATCTGCGGCTGGATTTTCTTGGCGCGCTTCTATGCAGCGTTGACTAGCTAGATCGGGTTTTGCGCCGACCGTTCACGTTGTTGAACAAATCACACGTCTCTCATGTCTCGTatcctctctctctctctctctctctctctctctctctctcttgtCTCCTTCTGATTGGTACATTCGCTGACTACATATGCTTCCAATTCGCCCTTGTCGGTCGCAAGGTCTGAAGAGAGTCTCTAGCGCGATGCACCAAGCCGGTCAATATACCGCAGCCACGCCGATCAATTGTGAATATCATTTGAAGCAAggacgaagcacgaaggatcgtggatgctgtTCGGTCACATCCGATGCGTGTACATTTGCATGTTGGCTTCTATTGACTGAGCCGTTTCGATTGGCTGGATCCGACTCTGCCTTGGTttgagattcgtgattgcttctTTTGTCGTCCGCTGCAGAAGGCTCGTCTGCTCTACTGCCACAAATCATCAGTGCTGAGTCCGCGTCTGGTCCACATGTTGGTCGAATTGAGATCGATCGATCCGctgtcgacctcgaccagctcgccCGCCATCGTCTGTCGAATCGCTCGATCGATTCCCAGAGAGACCTTGATGGCTGGTGGTGTTGGCTTGTACTCCTCCAGCTTCATCGCTTGGCCTTTGTTATCGATGAGAGCCAGAATGTTCTTGGcagccacctcggcctGGTCCCACGCTGTATGTCCTGCATTGATCGCCCCAAACGCAtctgcagcatcgccaaTCACAAAGATGCGCTCGTTAGCCGACAGCTGCAGTGTTGGCTCTACTTTGGCCATGCCCGAATCGTTCAACGATGACGCGCCCAGCAGCGATGTATTCGGCGTTTGACCAAGGCAGAACAACTGTTGAGCACCATCACCAAAGTTTAAGAACCAAAACTGTCAGCCTCTTGTTCACTGGCTTGTCCTCTGCGAACCCCACTTACGGTAAGATCACCTTGAAGCTCGCGTCcgtcaagcagcttgaACCTTTTTTTATCCTCGCTCACCGTGCTCAGATCAACTCGGCTGCCAAGTGCAAGCTCAACTCCAAGCTCTTGTAGCCTTGCAGCCGTCTTCTCGTGCATCCATGGGTCGAatcgaggcagcagctgtggACGAGAGTGGGTCAAAGTCACCTTTTTCGAGCTACCATAGGTAACGGCAATGTCAGTTGCCAATTCTAACCTCACCCAACAGATCGTGGTACAGTGGTGCGCCAAAAAAGTGCAATCGTATCTTGGTCAGCCTGGCACAGCCCCAGCATGGGAAAAATCAAAGAGCACGATCGATCCAATACTCACGGACACCCAACGCTCCACCGCCGACAATGACGATCGATTCGGCCTTTTCGATTCGATCCTGCGCATCTCTGAGCCATTTGACGCCCATCATTTTGCTgccgtcgtgcgtgttgaCATGTTCGCTATTGCTCCATACATTGATCGGATCTGGAAGATGGCTGCCCAGCGCATACACGAGAAAGTCCCAGTGCAGCCACTGCACACCCGACTGCTTGTCATCAATCAGCTCGTAGGACACTCGGCGCTGCTCCTGGTCGAGTTCCAACACATTGGCATGCAAGAGCACGtgttgatctcgtcgatccagtGCGGGCTTGAACATGTTGGTGTAAGGGATGAACACTTTCTGCTCATGACCGCGCACCACGCTCATTCGTGGAAATGCATACAGATGGTTGGCATGAGTGTTGCGCTCCAATACGACAACGCGCCAGTCCTCTGGCAAGCTTGCGACGAGCACTTGGATGGCTCGATGCCCAGCGTAGGATGCTCCTAGAACCGCGATGGTCTTTTGTTGGTTAGACTTGAGGCTGAGATCGATCGTCATCGCGGCGAACGCTGCGAGCGCAACAAGGACGGTGATCAAGTACAAGATGGCGACGCTCCAAACTCGGGTGAAGAGATGCAAGGTAATGGACGCGGCAAAGATCTTCTGTGGCGGTGAACAAGGTAGGGGTAGTTTCAGTGAGaaggaatcgtgaatgaccCCTTCTCGCTGACTACCCGGGCGCAGCCGCCACTCGACTAGACACTTGCCAACTCATTAGACGCCGCAAGAAGGGATCGACTCGTCACTCTGCGACTCTTGCGAGATGAACGAATTTTTTTGCGTCGCGCATGCGGCATAAGCGACTATGACTTGAACAGCGTGTATTGCGCTGCAactgcaatcgtgaattcgtcTCGCTCGGCTCTACGCTTGCTGCCAGGAAGCGCATCTTCGCAGCCAATCATGCCGCTTCGCTGCCCACGCTGAGTTTCAACCAGCACGCGgtcacactcacagactcgtaGCCGACTTTAATCAGATAAACAATGTGAATAGCTTGGACAAAATAAAAATTAAACACGCAGCGAGTTGCTGGACACCCAGTTCCTGTTCGGCACAAGCCTCCCGTTCCCTAAATGCAAGCCAGCGCAACAGCATTCGGCTTTTTCACCACTCGCTTAACCTACTGTACCTCTGGACTCAAaacagcaatcacgaattaccCTTGCGTCTGAGAAGCCTGACGCCTCGACAGACGGTCAGAATGCCTGGTTGGTCCGATTTAGTTGCTAAAAATTCGCGGCACACAGCGCTGTTTGGCACAATCACCACTCGTTTCATACAGGCCAAGGGACTTTCATTGCGgaccaaaaaaaaagtgAACTTTGTGCAACAATCGTCGCCCTTTTCCTTCACTTCGAGACCATCCCAAACCAAAAATTCTGATGTGCGTCCACAGACCAGAGGCGTAAGCGGAGCGCAAAGAAGCCAACGCGACCATTACCAGAGCCAAGAGAGCCTGGTACCCTTCGCATACTTGACATTCTTCCGGTTGATTTCGGCATTTGGGTTGTCCTCGGCACTCTCAATGACTCGTCCCGAGTTGTCGGTGCCGTCGACCGCGTTCTGCGTCTTTCCGAGGTAGTAGTTGGGCATCAGCAGACCGGCAAAAAGCGGGATGAAGGCCAGAACAAGAGCAACGATAAAGATGGGCttcatcgtcttgctgAAAGCTTGATTGATCTGGTTGCGAAGTGGCGTGTTCCAGGGATACGATGTCTTGATAGTAGTAGGACTGTTGTAAGCCCTGCTCTGTTGGGCCGGCGTCAGGTTGGTAGCTGCAAGGTAGTCTGGGAGCGTGCCCGTCCAGATACCTGCGGCGATGGCAGAACCGATAGCACCGCCAAGACGAGTCCATAGAGCCAGCTGAGAGATGATCGAGGCCAGATCCTGATGCGGTACCGAGGCCTGCGAAGCGACACGAGTGCCGACGACTGAGCATGCACCGCCTAGAGAGTTGAGGATCTGTGACCACG of the Mycosarcoma maydis chromosome 2, whole genome shotgun sequence genome contains:
- a CDS encoding uncharacterized protein (related to AIF1 - mitochondrial cell death effector): MTIDLSLKSNQQKTIAVLGASYAGHRAIQVLVASLPEDWRVVVLERNTHANHLYAFPRMSVVRGHEQKVFIPYTNMFKPALDRRDQHVLLHANVLELDQEQRRVSYELIDDKQSGVQWLHWDFLVYALGSHLPDPINVWSNSEHVNTHDGSKMMGVKWLRDAQDRIEKAESIVIVGGGALGVQLATDIAVTYGSSKKVTLTHSRPQLLPRFDPWMHEKTAARLQELGVELALGSRVDLSTVSEDKKRFKLLDGRELQGDLTLFCLGQTPNTSLLGASSLNDSGMAKVEPTLQLSANERIFVIGDAADAFGAINAGHTAWDQAEVAAKNILALIDNKGQAMKLEEYKPTPPAIKVSLGIDRAIRQTMAGELVEVDSGSIDLNSTNMWTRRGLSTDDLWQ